One genomic window of Papaver somniferum cultivar HN1 unplaced genomic scaffold, ASM357369v1 unplaced-scaffold_150, whole genome shotgun sequence includes the following:
- the LOC113335918 gene encoding EPIDERMAL PATTERNING FACTOR-like protein 1, whose product MSNMNLLNPDCFLLLSITVLHFLFLPVSCFHHNHHQQQQQWLHSPSQPPTQGFVMEDKSRLGSTPPSCYNRCDHCNPCMAVQVPTPIRDRFRPGLKKLVPLMKKKNEEKSTESVYTKSSTGNDQYTNYKPLGWKCRCGNHIFNP is encoded by the exons aTGAGTAATATGAACTTGTTAAATCCAGACTGCTTTCTTCTCTTGTCAATCACTGttcttcattttttgtttttaccTGTTTCTTgctttcatcataatcatcatcaacaacaacagcaatgGCTCCATTCACCATCACAACCTCCTACTCAG GGTTTTGTAATGGAAGATAAGTCGAGATTGGGATCAACACCACCAAGTTGTTATAATCGATGTGACCATTGTAATCCATGCATGGCTGTTCAAGTACCAACACCAATTCGTGACAGATTTAGACCTGGTTTAAAGAAATTAGTTccattaatgaagaagaagaacgaagaaaAGAGTACTGAATCAGTATATACAAAATCGTCAACAGGTAATGATCAGTACACAAATTACAAACCATTAGGATGGAAATGCAGGTGTGGGAATCACATTTTCAATCCATAA